From Amyelois transitella isolate CPQ chromosome 4, ilAmyTran1.1, whole genome shotgun sequence, one genomic window encodes:
- the LOC106138407 gene encoding uncharacterized protein LOC106138407 isoform X2, whose protein sequence is MTAADNEYPKASNATLIGASITYVAGLFLLLSFAGPYWIESYPEMFSSFKHMGLWEYCFDRFRFPTYPYRLFHGCHYIFSEEFYVIREWLLPGWLTAVQSFVTLALILSLTAQVLLACVIMRWPLRAALRYEWIFVSCSFAMVTLSSAAAILLYFESRKLYELRLEAKNLVAQMHHSQPEHALQHLREQLQQQRHGWN, encoded by the exons ATGACTGCTGCCGATAACGAGTATCCAAAAGCTTCCA ATGCTACTCTCATTGGAGCGAGTATTACTTATGTGGCAGGTTTATTTTTGCTCCTTTCCTTTGCTGGTCCTTATTGGATTGAGTCCTACCCAGAGATGTTCTCATCATTTAAGCATATGGGATTGTGGGAATATTGTTTCGACAGATTTCGGTTCCCAACATACCCATATAGACTATTTCATGGTTGCCATTACATTTTTAGTGAG GAGTTCTATGTGATTCGAGAATGGCTTCTACCAGGCTGGTTAACGGCTGTGCAGTCATTTGTGACTCTGGCCTTGATCCTGTCATTGACGGCCCAGGTTTTGTTGGCCTGTGTTATAATGCGCTGGCCTCTTCGTGCTGCTCTGCGTTATGAGTGGATATTTGTATCTTGCTCCTTTGCAATGGTAACACTCtcaa GTGCTGCAGCCATTCTCTTATACTTTGAATCGAGAAAGTTGTATGAACTTCGCCTTGAAGCCAAGAACTTGGTTGCTCAGATGCACCACAGTCAACCTGAGCATGCTCTCCAACATCTACGTGAACAATTGCAGCAACAGCGACATGGGTGGAAttag
- the LOC106138409 gene encoding uncharacterized protein LOC106138409, giving the protein MKNRSLAGNCGIGVFIIALVTVALAFGTPSWLVSDSRIRGAKLDRLGLWSHCFRSLPDPLDQYQRRFFVGCRWVYDPFTTGYDKIRGYLLPGFMIATQFFFTICLLGVLVSTVLVLIFFLCCGPDQSRFVLLIRSIGFIMLGAGVSGAIAVIVFACLGNADEWMPDHANNYLGWSFGLGVVGTVACLVTAALFLTESNIQLKKRKKLKESQARFEMEYESKA; this is encoded by the exons ATGAAGAATAGAAGCTTAGCTGGAAACTGTGGCATTGGTGTATTCATCATTGCCCTTGTCACTGTGGCATTGGCTTTCGGCACGCCTAGCTGGTTGGTCAGCGACTCGAGAATAAGGGGCGCGAAGTTGGACAG GTTGGGTCTATGGAGTCATTGCTTCAGATCCCTTCCCGACCCTTTGGATCAATACCAAAGAAGGTTTTTCGTGGGCTGTCGTTGGGTTTACGACCCGTTCACGACCGGCTACGATAAGATTCGTGGCTACTTGCTTCCTG gatTTATGATAGCGACGCAGTTTTTCTTTACGATATGTTTGCTCGGTGTTCTCGTTTCAACAGTATTGGTCCTCATTTTCTTCCTTTGTTGTGGACCCGATCAAAGCCGCTTCGTGCTTTTAATAAGATCTATAGGCTTCATTATGTTGGGCGCAG GTGTCAGTGGGGCAATTGCAGTAATAGTTTTTGCATGTTTGGGAAATGCAGATGAATGGATGCCAGATCAcgctaataattatttag GTTGGTCGTTCGGCCTCGGAGTGGTCGGTACAGTGGCGTGCCTAGTCACTGCCGCGCTTTTCTTAACGGAGTCGAATATTCAGTTGAAGAAACGAAAGAAACTTAAAGAATCACAAGCTCGTTTCGAAATGGAGTATGAGTCAAAGGCGTAA
- the LOC132904399 gene encoding ice-structuring glycoprotein-like — MEPPPREGVGAGPPHPSPDIALTHTPPAAYATPTGVFHAPAAAVSAAAVAAALTAADAVAAAPAAAVSNTNTATTTTAAAPNVTAAVTAAATTTAAATAANTAAATAAATSSAAAAAAATTATASAVTPATDASAAVRTAFDATAALAAASTPAPLASLSPKGWMKRDAEILVRLVKGNWLSPGLAQWMAVYLRLQENEVRGVAPSVADLTALDSARRGVIALPPVDMGTPRGRVITSLLKRPASPEEEGQKKKPRAINMGEEESRSSTQEPSSSGSMADLTMTEASRRPLQRAATMASERGSEAAAAAAAADAMMKPPPAGRSAIPRWQSRDPRRAQAGADSKRAPAHASAQAPAQAPMQTAAHAATRPPAQADARPPNQAPAQPAARPPYQAPAQPAARPPNQAAAQLAARPPNQAPAQAAARPPAQAPAQAAARPPAQTPAQAPALAPAHAPAQRAPPSLAAPAVSFARVAANIGAPLPQRKGVQRGAVPRAPPTTSTPAASSSTTAVASSGTAALAATATAAAAAASAAPPTAQAPREPRYPRICVDHLPNWVVHFREISRLLGRSPAAVARGRGVHFTPKDGNEYRTVQRYINTLDVQWHSYSLPSDRPLKVAIRGLPPDTEEAALKEDLEEKGFTVEAIKAIRGRGDRPGCVFFVLLARTQNCQEVFTIKELLHWPTLKVEAWRGKQGPAQCHRCQLFRHSSVNCHRATVCVRCGGPHKATDCERPLDQPATCANCGGPHPANHSSCPVLRREARNRRAGPVARSGTAPTPQNTTTEAAEASLMAPANPPTARGAELPKKKRKKKKKKNAAAVSSAPVAEEEAAATVPPPPAPQTVPAPASAAPMQALLAALVPAAPLRGVPTPNL; from the coding sequence ATGGAGCCCCCCCCCCGGGAAGGGGTAGGTGCGGGTCCCCCGCACCCCTCCCCCGACATCGCCCTAACGCATACGCCACCAGCGGCGTATGCTACGCCGACGGGCGTTTTTcacgcgcccgccgccgccgtctCCGCCGCTGCTGTCGCCGCTGCGCTCACTGCCGCCGATGCCGTCGCCGCGGCCCCCGCCGCCGCAGTTTCGAACACCAACACGGCGACGACGACGACCGCAGCAGCACCTAATGTAACTGCCGCCGTCACCGCCGCCGCCACCACCACCGCTGCCGCCACCGCGGCCAACACCGCTGccgccaccgccgccgccACTTCCTCCGCCGCCGCTGCCGCCGCCGCCACCACCGCCACCGCCAGCGCCGTCACCCCGGCCACCGACGCCTCCGCGGCAGTCAGGACCGCCTTCGACGCTACCGCCGCCCTCGCCGCCGCATCCACACCCGCGCCCCTCGCGTCCCTGTCCCCAAAGGGATGGATGAAGAGGGACGCGGAGATTCTCGTCCGGCTAGTCAAGGGGAACTGGCTGTCGCCGGGGTTGGCCCAATGGATGGCCGTATACTTGCGCCTCCAAGAAAATGAGGTGCGGGGGGTCGCCCCGTCGGTCGCCGACCTGACGGCGTTGGATTCAGCGAGGCGGGGGGTGATTGCACTCCCCCCCGTCGATATGGGAACGCCGAGGGGGAGGGTAATTACCTCCCTCCTGAAGAGGCCGGCCAGCCCAGAAGAAGAAGGCCAAAAAAAGAAGCCGCGCGCCATCAACATGGGGGAGGAGGAGTCCCGCTCCTCCACGCAGGAGCCGTCGTCGTCGGGGTCTATGGCGGACCTGACGATGACGGAAGCAAGCCGCCGCCCCCTGCAGCGCGCGGCCACAATGGCGTCGGAGCGCGGCTCGgaggccgccgccgccgccgccgccgccgatgcAATGATGAAGCCTCCGCCGGCCGGAAGATCAGCGATCCCGAGATGGCAGTCTCGGGACCCGCGCCGCGCCCAAGCGGGGGCGGACTCAAAACGCGCGCCCGCCCACGCGTCCGCCCAGGCGCCCGCCCAGGCACCCATGCAAACGGCCGCCCACGCAGCCAcccgcccgcccgcccaagCAGACGCCCGCCCGCCTAACCAGGCGCCCGCCCAACCAGCCGCCCGCCCGCCCTACCAGGCGCCCGCCCAACCAGCTGCCCGCCCGCCCAACCAAGCGGCCGCCCAACTagccgcccgcccgcccaacCAGGCGCCCGCCCAAGCGGCCGCTCGCCCGCCCGCCCAGGCGCCCGCCCAAGCAGCCGCTCGCCCGCCCGCCCAGACGCCCGCCCAGGCTCCCGCCCTGGCGCCCGCCCACGCGCCCGCCCAACGCGCGCCGCCCTCGCTGGCCGCTCCCGCGGTATCATTTGCCCGGGTAGCGGCTAACATCGGAGCCCCGCTTCCCCAAAGAAAAGGGGTACAACGGGGAGCGGTGCCTCGCGCCCCGCCCACCACCTCAACACCTGCCGCCTCCAGTTCGACCACAGCTGTGGCCTCCTCTGGGACCGCAGCCCTCGCAGCCACCGCtaccgccgccgccgccgccgcctcaGCCGCCCCGCCGACGGCACAAGCGCCCCGGGAGCCGCGCTACCCAAGGATCTGTGTGGACCACCTGCCCAACTGGGTGGTTCATTTCAGGGAAATTAGCCGACTGCTGGGACGCTCGCCGGCCGCCGTCGCGCGCGGAAGAGGCGTGCACTTTACGCCAAAGGACGGCAACGAATATAGGACAGTCCAGAGGTATATCAACACTCTGGACGTCCAATGGCACTCATATTCGTTGCCGTCGGACCGTCCCTTAAAAGTGGCCATCCGCGGGCTGCCGCCCGACACGGAGGAGGCCGCGCTTAAAGAAGACCTGGAGGAGAAGGGTTTCACCGTGGAAGCCATCAAAGCCATCCGGGGCAGGGGAGATCGCCCCGGATGTGTCTTCTTCGTCCTCCTGGCCAGAACACAGAACTGCCAGGAGGTATTCACCATAAAGGAACTCCTTCATTGGCCGACCCTGAAGGTGGAGGCGTGGAGGGGGAAGCAGGGACCCGCCCAGTGCCACAGGTGTCAGTTGTTCCGACATTCGTCGGTCAACTGCCACCGGGCAACCGTCTGCGTGCGCTGCGGAGGGCCCCACAAGGCCACGGACTGCGAGCGGCCATTGGACCAGCCCGCCACCTGCGCCAACTGCGGTGGACCGCACCCGGCAAATCACTCTTCGTGCCCGGTGCTGCGGCGCGAGGCCAGAAACAGACGGGCTGGCCCGGTCGCTCGCAGCGGAACCGCCCCCACGCCTCAAAACACCACAACTGAAGCAGCAGAGGCCTCACTGATGGCCCCTGCAAACCCACCGACCGCCAGGGGAGCAGAGCTCCCAAAGAagaagagaaagaagaagaagaagaagaatgccGCCGCCGTGAGCTCTGCCCCCGTGGCAGAGGAAGAAGCGGCTGCAACCGTGCCGCCTCCCCCGGCACCTCAAACCGTTCCCGCGCCTGCCTCGGCTGCGCCGATGCAGGCTCTGCTGGCCGCCCTTGTTCCCGCGGCCCCCCTCAGAGGCGTACCCACCCCTAACCTTTAA
- the LOC106138407 gene encoding uncharacterized protein LOC106138407 isoform X1, with translation MTAADNEYPKASNATLIGASITYVAGLFLLLSFAGPYWIESYPEMFSSFKHMGLWEYCFDRFRFPTYPYRLFHGCHYIFSEEFYVIREWLLPGWLTAVQSFVTLALILSLTAQVLLACVIMRWPLRAALRYEWIFVSCSFAMVTLSSVFLFLSVAIFGGNCYRRDWLLYPSFNVLSWSYAFAVVAFILFGAAAILLYFESRKLYELRLEAKNLVAQMHHSQPEHALQHLREQLQQQRHGWN, from the exons ATGACTGCTGCCGATAACGAGTATCCAAAAGCTTCCA ATGCTACTCTCATTGGAGCGAGTATTACTTATGTGGCAGGTTTATTTTTGCTCCTTTCCTTTGCTGGTCCTTATTGGATTGAGTCCTACCCAGAGATGTTCTCATCATTTAAGCATATGGGATTGTGGGAATATTGTTTCGACAGATTTCGGTTCCCAACATACCCATATAGACTATTTCATGGTTGCCATTACATTTTTAGTGAG GAGTTCTATGTGATTCGAGAATGGCTTCTACCAGGCTGGTTAACGGCTGTGCAGTCATTTGTGACTCTGGCCTTGATCCTGTCATTGACGGCCCAGGTTTTGTTGGCCTGTGTTATAATGCGCTGGCCTCTTCGTGCTGCTCTGCGTTATGAGTGGATATTTGTATCTTGCTCCTTTGCAATGGTAACACTCtcaa gtGTCTTCCTATTCCTCTCGGTTGCCATATTTGGCGGCAATTGCTATAGACGAGATTGGCTGCTGTATCCTTCATTCAATGTTCTGTCTTGGTCATATGCTTTTGCTGTTGTTGCATTTATACTTTTTG GTGCTGCAGCCATTCTCTTATACTTTGAATCGAGAAAGTTGTATGAACTTCGCCTTGAAGCCAAGAACTTGGTTGCTCAGATGCACCACAGTCAACCTGAGCATGCTCTCCAACATCTACGTGAACAATTGCAGCAACAGCGACATGGGTGGAAttag
- the LOC106138408 gene encoding uncharacterized protein LOC106138408, translated as MPKKSKNGIFALGFYIAASLFTIVSFVSPYWLVTDGKLKNPKFIRIGLWEVCFNGFEEVHHWYDTVFTGCWWIFEEEYYIIHDILLPGFFIVTQFFFTITMCCVLISMFLSYLYIIKDRDDDNYVTLLMTLGTVLIIGAFSGIISVVTFGARGDGRDWMPNWEHNDLSWAYALGVIGVIMLFPAGILFLVEARVHKYKRLHELQSRDPSSYTMSERKVGYSGGHTDI; from the exons atgcCAAAGAAATCTAAGAATGGTATTTTTGCACTGGGTTTCTACATTGCTGCTTCGTTGTTTACTATTGTATCATTTGTGAGTCCCTATTGGTTAGTTACCGATGGGAAAttgaagaatcctaagtttattaggaTTG GTTTATGGGAAGTATGTTTCAATGGGTTCGAGGAGGTTCATCATTGGTATGATACTGTGTTTACCGGCTGTTGGTGGATATTTGAAGaggaatattatattatacatgaTATACTTTTACCTGGTTTCTTCATTGTGACTCAGTTCTTTTTCACAATCACCATGTGTTGTGTCCTAATCTCaatgtttttatcatatttgtatataatcaAAGACCGAGATGATGACAATTATGTGACTCTTTTGATGACACTGGGTACTGTACTTATAATTGGAG cATTCTCAGGTATTATTTCTGTGGTGACATTTGGAGCAAGAGGAGATGGTCGAGACTGGATGCCCAACTGGGAACATAATGATCTGAGCTGGGCTTATGCCCTTGGAGTTATTGGTGTAATTATGCTGTTCCCGGCTGGTATCTTGTTTTTGGTTGAAGCGAGGGTACACAAATACAAGAGACTTCATGAATTGCAAAGCAGAGACCCTTCATCTTATACCATGAGTGAAAGAAAAGTTGGTTATTCAGGTGGACACACTGACATTTGA